The Rhodococcus sp. ABRD24 genome contains the following window.
CATCACCCGCCGTCTCGAGCTGGACGAGTTCGGAATGACCGAAATCGACTGATGACGAGCGCCGGTGACGTCGCCGGTCCGCGTCGTCGACTTCCGAGCGTTTCGAGGGAGTCCGGCGGTAGCGGACCAATCGGAAAGCCTGTTCAGTTGTTCACATGACTCGATAGACTGCTGCTACCGATCCCCGGCTCCCGGGAGGGCGCAGTGGCTATCGAAAACGCAGTGGCTATCGAACACTCGGCTGTCGAATACGCCGCGATGCATATGAGCGACGGCATCATCAACGCTCCCACTTCGGCGCTGTTCTGGGCGGTCGCGATCACCGGTCTGGCACTCGCGGTCTGGAAGTCCCGTACCGAACTCGACGACCGCACCGCCCCGATGGCCGGCCTTGTCGCCGCGTTCATCTTCGCGGTGCAGATGATCAACTTCCCGATCCTGCCCGGCGTCAGCGGACACCTGCTCGGCGGCGCACTCGCCGCGATCCTCGTCGGACCGTATACCGGGGCACTGTGTATCGCGATCGTGCTCACGGTCCAGGCGCTCCTGTTCGCCGACGGGGGCCTCACCGCGCTCGGTGCGAACGTCACCAATATCGCCCTGGTGGGCACCGCGGTCGGCTACATCGTTGCGGCCACTTTGCGCCCCTTGCTCATTCGGCGCGGCGACGCCGGAATCGGCATTCTCGCATTCGTCTCGGCATGGTGCGCGACCGTAGTCGCGGCGTCGATGTTCGTGGTGGAGTATGCAATCGGCGGTTCCGCAGTGACTGCCCTGCATACCGTGGCTGCCTACATGCTCGGCACCCACGCGCTGATCGGTGTCGGCGAGGGCATCATCACGGCCTTCACGGTGGTCGCGGTCGCCCGCGCCCGCCCGGACCTGGTGTATCTGCTGCGATCGCAACGCGAGTGCACGGCGGTGACGACATGAGCAGACCCGCCCGCACACGCTCGTGGTTCCTGGTCGGCTTCGCGGTCGCGGCCCTGCTGATCGCCGGCATCCTCTCCTACTTCGCCAGCGCCAGCCCGGACGGCCTGGATTCGACGACCCTGCGCGGCTGCGAGGTGGTCGAAACCGGCGGCACCGAACAGTTGTCGGGCGACTGCATAGCTCGGCACGCGACCGATCACCACCTGTCCGCGTCTCCGCTGGCGGACTACGCGGTGCGCGGCGATTCCCGGCTCAGCGGGCTGGCGGGGATACTCGGGGTCGTCGCGGTGTTCATCGTTGCTGGACTGTTGTTCTGCACGCTCGCACGCCGTAAGCGAGGCCCATGACATGTCGGGTTCGCACACCCACCCGCTCTATCTGGAAGGCAGCTCCGCGGTCCATCGACTCCCGACCGAGGTCAAGATCGTCGCGGCGGTGGTCGCAATGTTCGCGATCGTCGCCACTCCCCGTGAGGCCGTGTGGGCGTTCGCGGCCTACCTCGCCGGGCTCGCCCTGGTGTGGCAGATCGCGGGCATCCGGCCGCGCTGGCTGGCCCCGCGCATGCTCATCGAGGTGCCGTTCGTGGTGCTCGCGGTTCTGCTGCCGTTCGCCGAATCCGGCGAGCGGACAGAGCTTCTCGGAATCTCGCTGTCGGTGCCAGGCCTGCTGGCGGCGTGGGGAATCCTGGTCAAGGGCACACTCGGGGTCCTCACCTCCCTCACCCTCGCGGCCACCACCCCTGCACGCTCTCTGCCTGCCGGCCTGGCCCGGTTGCACGTGCCGGCGATGGTCACCGTCATCGTCACGCTGATGCTGCGGTACGTCAATCTCCTTGCCGGGGAGATCGATCGGATGCGTACCGCGCGAATCGCCCGTGGCGACGATCCCCGCACCCTGCATCAGGCAGGCGCCACTGCGCGCGGCGTCGGCGGTGTGTTCCTCCGCGCCTACGAACGCGGCGAGCGGGTACACCTGGCGATGCTCTCCCGAGGTTTCACCGGCACGGTGCCGCTGTCCGCGCCGCCGGCCACTCGCGCCGACTGGTGCGCCGGACTCGCCCCCGCCGCGTATGCAGTCGCGATCGCGACGATTGCCTGGATGGTGTGAGATGGCATCGCCGACAGCGATAGACGTCGAACGGCTCAGCTTCGAGTACCCGGACGGTCGCCAGGCGCTGGACGGCATAGATCTCGAGATCCCGGTCGGTGAACGCGTCGCGGTGCTGGGACCGAACGGCGCTGGCAAGACCACCCTGATACTCCAGCTCAACGGCGTCCTCACCCCGAGCGAGGGCACCGTGCGAATCGGCACGCTCGAACTGGGGCGAGAGACGGTGCGGGAGATCCGGCGTCGAGTGGGCGTCGTATTCCAGGACCCAGATGACCAGCTGTTCATGCCCACCGTCGCGGAAGACGTGGCGTTCGGCCCCGCCAACTTCGGAGTCCGCGGCGGCGAACTCGAACGCCGGGTGACCGAGGCACTCGAGCAGGTGGGGATGGCCGATCACGCGCACCGCAGCGCCGGTCATCTCTCGGCCGGCCAGCGCCGCCGAGTCGCCCTCGCCACGGTGTTGGCGTGCCGCCCGGAGGTTCTGGTGCTCGACGAGCCGTCGAGCAACCTCGATCCCGTGGCCCGGCGCGAACTCGCCGACATCCTGGGCGGACTCGACACCACGCTGCTGCTCGTCACGCACGATCTTCCGTACGCGGCTCAGCTGTGCGAGCGGGCAGTGATCATGGACAAAGGGCGCCTGGCCGCCGACGACCGCGTCGAGCGAATCCTTGCTGATACCAGGCTGCTCGCGGCGCATCGGCTCGAACTGCCATGGGGTTTCGCGCTTCCGGCTCCAACACCCGATCGCTGATAGTCTCACCGGATGAGCGAGGGACCGAACCGAGGATCGCGAAATCGTATCGTAGCGTTCGCGGCAGGCGGCCTTCTGAGCATCGCCGCTGATCGTCCTCTCGTGAAGAAGAATCCGTCCCGCCGAGTGACGTCCTACGCCGCGGGGCTGGTGGCCGCAGCAATCGTCTATCCGGTCGCGCACATAGGACGTCCCTCCGGTTCGGACGTACTCACCCGCGAGTGGACTGCAGTGCTGGCGACGACCGCTGTGTTCATCGGTGCGATCACCTTGCCGAAGCAGTGGGCTACCGGACTGACCGCCATTGGATGGATTGCGCATGCGGCCTTCGACCACGCACACGAGCGAGGGACATCATCACGGTTGCCGCGGTGGTATCCCGCGCTATGCGCCGGCTACGACGTGGGTGTGGCAACGTTGCTGTGTGTGCCACGTCCGCCGTCGGCGTCCGCGCGAGGCCCGGAGCCGGTAAACCGCCTCTAGTTTCCGAGACCGCTTCCAGAGGCGGAGGAGCACGTACACGTTGGCCACGGCCATCGCGAGGTACGGGACAAGCACGGATACGAGCGTCACGCGGGCGCCACGCTGCCGCGCGCAGATGCCGGATGTCACTTTCGGCTCCACCCGAGGACCCCGAGGTAGCAACTTCGTGCAGCTCAGTCATCGTCCTAGGTTGCGACAGCTTCGCCGGCAAGCCGGATATTGGTCCTCCCCAGCTGCCAGTCCGTCCAATGTTCAAGGGAGGATGCCTCTTCGGCGTCGAGCCGGTCGCACACCAGGTCCCAGTGCACGGCCACGTGGTCCCCCACCCGCAGACCGGGAACGAACGACCCTGCGGCCACGCGACTACGGACCGCGCGGTCCTCGAGCGGGCCCAGGGTGAGTCGGGCACCGTCGAACTGCATTGGACGCGAACGCACTACGGCAGCGTCCGAAAGTAGCTCGAGGACGACGCCGTTGCGGATCCGGCACGAGTCGAGCACATGCAGCGGCTGCGGCATCCCGGTGCCGAGTAGACGCGTCCACGGGTAGATGCCGAACACGTGAAACGCGTGGGTAGGGGCTGCCTCCGGCAGCAGATCCTCGGTGAGGTACTTCCAGTAGTGTCCGGCGCGCTCACCGAGCCTGACCAACAGCGCGGCCCCGAACCGTTCCCGGTCTGTCGCAGCGGTGAGCGCGTTGCCAGTCCAGTACCCGCGTACCACCCGATCGTCCAGCGGATCGTCCACACCCGACATCTCCGCAAGCAGCTGCTGATACGGCCAGGCCCCGCTGAACCGCCGCGCCAACCCGTCGACGTCGACGTCCAGCCCACCACCGCACGCCACCCGCTCGAGACCCCCGGATCCCGCGGGGCCGCAGTAGCCCAGTGCATTCGGCGCATACGCGTACCGCGCGAACAAGGCCCGCCCAGCCCGACAGCTCACCCCGGTCTCCGCCCCACCACCAGCGCCGTCTCGCGGTGCAGCCGCCCGAAGTTGTAGTACGCCGCGCACGCACCCTCCGGCGAGACCATGCACGTCCCGATCGGCGTCTCGGGCGTGCAGGCCGTACCGAACACCTTGCACTCCCACGGCTTGATCACCCCCTTGAGCACCTCGCCGCACTGGCAGGCCTTCGGGTCCGCCACCCGCACTCCGGGCATCGAGAAGCGTTCCTCCGCGTCGAACTCGGCGAAATCGGGGTGAACCTTGAGCGCGCTCTGCGAGATGAAGCCCAGACCTCGCCATTCGAAATGCGGCCTTAGCGCGAAGGTTTCGCTCATCAACTTCAGTGCCTGGGTGTTGCCCTCGGGCCGCACCACCCGGATGTACTGGTTCTCCACCTCGCAGCGGCGGTCGCGGATCTGCTGCAGCAGCATGTGCACCGACGCGAGGATGTCCAGCGGCTCGAATCCGGCGACCACCATCGGTTTCCCGTACACCTCGGGGACGAACCGGTACGGCCGCAGGCCCACCACCGTCGACACGTGGCCCGGCCCGAGGAACCCGGACAGCCGTAGATCCGGCGACTCGAGAATCGCCTTGATCGGCGGCACGATCGTGACGTGGTTGCAGAAGATGCTGAAGTTGGTCACCCCCATCTGCCGGGCGCGGACCAGGGTCACCGCGGTCGACGGCGCCGTGGTCTCGAACCCGACCGCGAAGAACACCACCTGCTTGCCCGGGTTGTCGACGGCGATCTTGAGCGCGTCCAACGGGGAATAGACGAATCGGACGTCCGCGCCACGAGCCTTGGCCTCGATGAGGTTTCCTCGTGATCCCGGCACCCGCATCATGTCCCCGAACGTCGTGAAGACGACGTCCGGCTGTTCCGCGAGGTACATCGCGTCGTCGACGCGGCCCATCGGGATGACACACACCGGGCAGCCCGGTCCGTGCACGAGTTCCACCGACTGCGGTAGCAGATGCTCGATGCCGTGGCGGTAGATGGTGTGGGTATGGCCGCCGCACACCTCCATGAATTTGAACTCGTCCTCGCCTGCGAGCTCGGTGATGGACCGGACCAGCGCCCGCGCGGCGGCGGGGTCCCGGAATTCGTCCACGAACTTCATGCTGCAACCTCCTCGGTTACCCGCCTTCAGTTGATGCTCGACGAATTGAAGGCGTCGATCTCGTTGACGTAGTCGGCGCCCATTTTCTGGACCTGGTCGAGCGTGAGCGCGGCCTCGGCCTCGTCGATCTTCGCCATCGCGAAGCCGACGTGGACCAGGACCCAGTCCCCCACGAGCAGTCCCTCGTCGGCGAGCAGTCGAACGCTGATGGTCCGCTTGACGCCACCCACGTCCACCTTCGCCAGATACTGCTCGGAGTCCACCATCTGGACCACTTGGCCCGGGATACCCAGACACATGATCGTTTCCTCCTCTCGGCTGGATTGCCCGCTCAACAGATGCGCGGCAGCGGATCTCCGACGAGCATGTCGACAATGCGGCTACCACCGAACGACGTCCGCAGGGCGACGATGCCCTCCGGCTCCGCAAGGATCTCGCCGATCACCGCGGCGTGCTCGCCACCGCGTGTCCGGCGCAAGGCCTCGAGCGCTGCATCGGTCTCCACTTCGGGAACGACGGCCACGAACTTGCCCTCGTTCGCGACGTACAGCGGGTCGATGCCGAGCATGTCGCACGCCCCAACTACCTGGGGCTGCACCGGAAGATCCGCTTCGTCGAGGATCACCGCGAGCCCGCACGACTGTGCAAGCTCGTTGCACACCGTGCCAACTCCGCCGCGGGTCGCGTCGCGCATCCATCGCGTGCCGGGCGCCGCGTCGAGCAGCGCGTGGACCAGCCCGTTGACCGGGGCGGTGTCGGAGCAGATGTCGGCCTCGATCGCGAGTTCACCGCGGGCGAGCATCACTGCCATGCCGTGCTCGCCCATCGTCCCGGAGATCAAGACTCGGTCGCCGGGGCGCACCTGCTCCGGGCCCAGGCGCAGGTCCATCGGCAGCTTCCCGATGCCGGCCGTGCAGATGTACAGCCCGTCGGCGGCTCCCTTGCCGACCACCTTGGTGTCCCCGGTCACCACCTGCACGCCCGCCTGCACCGCGGAATCCGCTATGTCCTGCACGATCTCGCGTAGCAGCGCGATCTCGAAGCCCTCCTCGATCACGAACGCCGCCGACAGCCACAGCGGTGTCGCCCCCGCCACCGCAAGGTCGTTCACGGTGCCGTGCACCGCGAGGTTCCCGATGGAACCACCGGGGAACTGCAGCGGCCGCACCACGAACGAATCGGTGGAGAACGCCAGTCGCTCACCCACAGGCAGGGTGAGGGCAGCGGCATCCCCGAGCTGCTCGAGCTGGGGATTGCGCAGCGCCTCGACGAACACCGAGTCCACCAGCGCAGCAGACGACTTTCCACCCGCGCCGTGTGCGAGTGTCACGACATCCTCGAGCAGCCGGGGACGTCGCTTGCGGTACGCCGCGATGCGATCCAGTACGCGGTCCTCGCGTTCGGCGGTGGTGGCCGGTTCCATTGCCATGAGCTAGCTCTCCTGTCGTCGTGCCGGGGGCGTCCTGCGCTCCTCGGCCATGTGCGCCTGGGCCGCCGACCAGAGCCGGTACCCGACCAGCGCGTGACTCTCCTGGATCCGGTGGATGCTCTGCGACCGGATCGTGATGCAGTAGTCCAGGTCCTCGCTCGCCGCCATGCGTCCGCCGTCATGTCCGGCGAACCCGATGGTGAGCAGCCCGCGTGCCCGCGACTCGGCGAGCGCGATCATGAGGTCGTCGGAGTTACCCGACGTCGACAACGCGATCGCGATGTCCTGTGCCCGGGCGTGCGCGATGATCTGACGCGAGAAGACCAGGTCGAAGCCGACGTCGTTGCCGAGCGCGGTCACCACAGCCTGATCTGCCGCGAGCGACCATGCCGCGACCGGGCGCCCGAGCGCCGGACGGCTGAACAGAGATGCGAGTGTGGCGGCGTCGGTGGAGCTGCCGCCGTTGCCGAAGGTGTAGAGCCGACCGCCTCTGCAGAAGCGCTCGGCCATCTGCCGGCCAGCCTCGGCAATCTGCTCACCCCACTCGGTCAGCGAATCCTGCTGCAGTCGTGCGCTCTCCGCAGCCTTGCCACGGGCGGATGCGGCAAGGTCGTCGAGCAGCGCACCGGCCCCTTCCTCGTGCGCGTCGATGAACGGATACAGGAAGTCCGTACCCGTGACGCTGTTTTCCGGGGTCGTGCCCATCACCGCACCTCCTCGTCCGGGTCGATTCGGGCGATCGCGGCACCGCCGTGAATCAGCAGCAGATCGTCGGGGGCGATGTCCTGGATCAGGGTCGCATCCACTTCTTCTTCACCGACGGCGGTGCGGACGAGGGCACTATCCAACGGATTCCCCGGCGCCACCACCACTTCCGCGAGCCGGCCCTCGTCGCTGCAGGTGACGCAACCACCGTCGGCGCACTCGTCATCGGATATCCGCAACAGCCCCGGATGCTCGAAGCACACGTGCGTCAGTTCCCACAGCAGGTGGTACATCAGCACGAACCGGCCCGTCGCCGGCACCATCGGATCGTCGGAGTCCACCCACAGGATGTGGTTCGCGGAACCGGGTTCGGGCCGCGGGCCGGAGCCGATCCAGATCGTGTCGGTACCCCATGCCGGCGCCCGGCGCATGATCTCACGCACCTGGGCCTGATCGGCCGAGGCCACCGCAAGGATGACGTCACCGGGTCGGCTCGCAACCCGGCATTGCGCCACCGGATCCGGCTCGACCAGCGATACCGACGGCAGTGCCCGCTTGCCCATGATCACCGGATGCACGAACTCGACCGCGACGTGGTGCGCATGGGGCTCCCATTGCGGGGACACCACCCACAGCGTGGCACCGGCGTTGAATCGACGTGCGAGCGACAGCGCCGTGGCGGCCAGATCGGCCGACAGATCGGTCCCGATCAATTCGACGTTCGTCTCGCTGGTGGTCATGATCGCACCTCGTTCCTGGAACCCGGCTTCGCCTCGAGAATCGCCTGGCCGAGCACGGCCTGGCCCAGCGAGAGCCCGCCGTCATTGGGCGGTACCCGGTGATGGGTGAGGACCTCGAGCCCCGCGGTCCGCAGGTGATGCTGCAGCAAGGCCGTCAACGTCCTGTTCTGGAATACTCCCCCGCTGAGCCCCACCATTGCGGCCCCGGCCTCACGAGCGACGCCGACTGCGAGTTCTGCGGTGGCCGATGCCAGGGCGCAATGGAATCCGAGCGCCAACGCGGCAACGGGGGTTCCGGAGCAGACCCCCGCGACGAGTTGCTCGCACAGCGTCTCGAGCCGCAGCACATCGCCTTCCACCTGCAGCTCCACCGGCGCCGGGCGGTCAGCGGTGCGGGCCAGGGCCTCCAGCTCGATCGCGGCCTGCGCCTCGTAGCTCACCCGCTGCCGGACGCCGAGGAGTGCAGCGACACCGTCGAACAGGCGGCCGATGCTCGTGGTCCGCACACAGCCGATTCCGGATTCGAGCTGCGCTGCCACCAAGGCTCGTTCGGCTGAGGTGAGGGCTCGCACACACGGCAGATCATCGATGTCGTCGATGCGTGCCTCGTGCAGCAGCGCGAGCGCCACCCGCGCCGGGTTGCGCACCGCGACGTCCCCGCCCGGCAGGCTGAACGACTGCAGGTGCCCGGCGCGGCGGGCGTCGAGAATGCTCGGTCCGACGAGCAACAGCTCCCCACCCCAGACAGTGCGGTCGCAGCCGTACCCGGTCCCGTCGAATGCTATGCCCAGCAACGGCGCTCCGGCCAGGTGCCCGCCGAGTAGGCCGTGCTCGGCGGCGAGTGCGGCGATGTGGGCGTGATGGTGCTGCACGGTCGCGATCCCGACGCCCGTACGATCGCTGAGATCCTCGGCCCAGTTCCGCGTCGAGTAACCAGGATGCTCGTCCGCCACCACCAGCTCCGGGCGGACGTCGTGCAGTGACATCATCCGCTCGACGGACGACTCGAATGCGCGGCGGCTCTCGAGGCTGCCCATGTCGCCGAGATGGCCGGAGCAGAAGGCAAAGTCCTGCCGCGTGAGACAGAAGGTGTTCTTCAGCTCAGCGCCGACGGCCAGCACTGTCGGGCCGGGATGGTCCAGGACGATCGGCAGCGGCACGTATCCGCGCGAGCGGCGAACGGGAAGAACCGCATCGTCGACCACTGTGACCACCGAGTCCTCGCATGGCGTGACGATGTCCCGGTCATGCATCAGGAACACGTCGGCGATCGCGCTCAGGCGTTGCCGCGCAGCTTCGTTGGTGAAGCACAGCGGCTCGCCACCGAGATTGCCCGACGTCATCACCAGCAGGCGCGGTGGGCCCACCGCGGAGCCGGGCACCGGCGCGAACAGCAGGTGGTGCAGTGGCGCGTAGGGCAACATGATTCCGATCTCGTCGAGATCGGGCGCGAGGTTCGGGGCTGGGATATCGCTGGATCGACGCCGCAGCAATACGATCGGCCGCGCGGCGCTCGCCAGAACCTCGGCCTCGGCATCGGAGATCGTGCACACCTCGTGGGCGGCGTCGAGATCCGCCGCCATCACGGCGAACGGCTTGGCCGGACGGTGCTTGCGCTCACGTAGTCGCTGCACCGCAACGGGATCGGTGGCATCGCACACCAGGTGGAAGCCACCTATCCCCTTCACCGCGACGACACCGCCCGAGGCGATTTCGCGCTGCACGCGCCCCAGCACCGCGTCGACGCCGTCGAGGCGCCCGCCGTCGCATTCTGCGAAGATCCGCGGGCCGCAGTCCGGGCAACAGATGGGCTGCGCGTGATACCGGCGGTCGGTGGGATCGGCGTACTCGCGGGCACACCGCGGGCACATCGGGAACGCCGCCATCGTCGTGGCCGGACGATCGTAGGGCAGATCTGTGACGACCGTGAACCGCGGTCCGCAGTTGGTGCAGTTGACGAAGGGGTGCCGATACCGGCGGTCGGACGGATCTGCCATCTCACGGATGCAGTCCGCGCAGATCCCGACGTCCGGGGGAAGCAGCGTCCGTGCACCCCGGGTGTGCCGGCTCGGGACGATCCGGAACCCGCGCTCGCCGCGTGTCACGGTCGGCTCCACCGAAACGTCGACAACCATCGCGAGCGGCGGCGCATCTCGGCGGAGCGCCACTGCGAACTCGGCTAGCGCCGCGGCAGTGCCCTCCACTTCGATGAGCACACTCACCTCGTCGTTTCCGCAATATCCGGCCAGCCCCAGTTCTCCGGCCAGCCGTGCGACGAAGGGACGGAAGCCGACGCCCTGCACGACGCCGCGGACCGTCAGCCGGTGCCGCTCCACCGGCACCGGGGCCGCCGCGACGCGAGCTTCGGCCGTCCTCACGACCTCCCACCGCCTACGACTGGGTCTCCGCCTGTGACAGCGTCGCCGTCGTCAGACGAAGACGAGCGCGGACGACCCATCAGTTCTAGACCCGACATCGCCCGTTCCGCACCGGCCCGGTCCACGCGTTCGACGGCGAACCCCATGTGGATCACCACCCAGTCGCCGGGCGCCAGAGCGGTGTCCTCGAGCATGCCGATGTTGACCTTGCGCTCGCTGCCCTCGACGTCGACGAGAGCGAGCTGACCGTTGTATCCGTCGAGCATGCCGATCACCCGTCCGGGAATACCAAGGCACATCACTCAGCCCTCCGATCCGACGGTGCGACAGCGCTCGGGCGCATCCGCACCGAGTTCGCTCAGGAGCCGACCGATCGCCTCGATCGCACCGTCGACCGCCGCAGCCACCGGCGCGGACAGCCCGATACCCTCGGCGACGCAGGCCGCCTGGCAACCGACGACGATCGTCCGCGGCAGCGTGCCGCCGAGAGCTTCGACACTTGCGAACACCGATCCGGGATCCATCGCGTGCGCATCGAGTTGAGTTGCGAT
Protein-coding sequences here:
- a CDS encoding HypC/HybG/HupF family hydrogenase formation chaperone; translation: MCLGIPGRVIGMLDGYNGQLALVDVEGSERKVNIGMLEDTALAPGDWVVIHMGFAVERVDRAGAERAMSGLELMGRPRSSSSDDGDAVTGGDPVVGGGRS
- a CDS encoding HypC/HybG/HupF family hydrogenase formation chaperone, whose product is MCLGIPGQVVQMVDSEQYLAKVDVGGVKRTISVRLLADEGLLVGDWVLVHVGFAMAKIDEAEAALTLDQVQKMGADYVNEIDAFNSSSIN
- a CDS encoding energy-coupling factor ABC transporter permease produces the protein MHMSDGIINAPTSALFWAVAITGLALAVWKSRTELDDRTAPMAGLVAAFIFAVQMINFPILPGVSGHLLGGALAAILVGPYTGALCIAIVLTVQALLFADGGLTALGANVTNIALVGTAVGYIVAATLRPLLIRRGDAGIGILAFVSAWCATVVAASMFVVEYAIGGSAVTALHTVAAYMLGTHALIGVGEGIITAFTVVAVARARPDLVYLLRSQRECTAVTT
- a CDS encoding ABC transporter ATP-binding protein; its protein translation is MASPTAIDVERLSFEYPDGRQALDGIDLEIPVGERVAVLGPNGAGKTTLILQLNGVLTPSEGTVRIGTLELGRETVREIRRRVGVVFQDPDDQLFMPTVAEDVAFGPANFGVRGGELERRVTEALEQVGMADHAHRSAGHLSAGQRRRVALATVLACRPEVLVLDEPSSNLDPVARRELADILGGLDTTLLLVTHDLPYAAQLCERAVIMDKGRLAADDRVERILADTRLLAAHRLELPWGFALPAPTPDR
- the hypD gene encoding hydrogenase formation protein HypD, producing the protein MKFVDEFRDPAAARALVRSITELAGEDEFKFMEVCGGHTHTIYRHGIEHLLPQSVELVHGPGCPVCVIPMGRVDDAMYLAEQPDVVFTTFGDMMRVPGSRGNLIEAKARGADVRFVYSPLDALKIAVDNPGKQVVFFAVGFETTAPSTAVTLVRARQMGVTNFSIFCNHVTIVPPIKAILESPDLRLSGFLGPGHVSTVVGLRPYRFVPEVYGKPMVVAGFEPLDILASVHMLLQQIRDRRCEVENQYIRVVRPEGNTQALKLMSETFALRPHFEWRGLGFISQSALKVHPDFAEFDAEERFSMPGVRVADPKACQCGEVLKGVIKPWECKVFGTACTPETPIGTCMVSPEGACAAYYNFGRLHRETALVVGRRPG
- a CDS encoding DUF6390 family protein; this encodes MSCRAGRALFARYAYAPNALGYCGPAGSGGLERVACGGGLDVDVDGLARRFSGAWPYQQLLAEMSGVDDPLDDRVVRGYWTGNALTAATDRERFGAALLVRLGERAGHYWKYLTEDLLPEAAPTHAFHVFGIYPWTRLLGTGMPQPLHVLDSCRIRNGVVLELLSDAAVVRSRPMQFDGARLTLGPLEDRAVRSRVAAGSFVPGLRVGDHVAVHWDLVCDRLDAEEASSLEHWTDWQLGRTNIRLAGEAVAT
- the hypF gene encoding carbamoyltransferase HypF; the protein is MPVERHRLTVRGVVQGVGFRPFVARLAGELGLAGYCGNDEVSVLIEVEGTAAALAEFAVALRRDAPPLAMVVDVSVEPTVTRGERGFRIVPSRHTRGARTLLPPDVGICADCIREMADPSDRRYRHPFVNCTNCGPRFTVVTDLPYDRPATTMAAFPMCPRCAREYADPTDRRYHAQPICCPDCGPRIFAECDGGRLDGVDAVLGRVQREIASGGVVAVKGIGGFHLVCDATDPVAVQRLRERKHRPAKPFAVMAADLDAAHEVCTISDAEAEVLASAARPIVLLRRRSSDIPAPNLAPDLDEIGIMLPYAPLHHLLFAPVPGSAVGPPRLLVMTSGNLGGEPLCFTNEAARQRLSAIADVFLMHDRDIVTPCEDSVVTVVDDAVLPVRRSRGYVPLPIVLDHPGPTVLAVGAELKNTFCLTRQDFAFCSGHLGDMGSLESRRAFESSVERMMSLHDVRPELVVADEHPGYSTRNWAEDLSDRTGVGIATVQHHHAHIAALAAEHGLLGGHLAGAPLLGIAFDGTGYGCDRTVWGGELLLVGPSILDARRAGHLQSFSLPGGDVAVRNPARVALALLHEARIDDIDDLPCVRALTSAERALVAAQLESGIGCVRTTSIGRLFDGVAALLGVRQRVSYEAQAAIELEALARTADRPAPVELQVEGDVLRLETLCEQLVAGVCSGTPVAALALGFHCALASATAELAVGVAREAGAAMVGLSGGVFQNRTLTALLQHHLRTAGLEVLTHHRVPPNDGGLSLGQAVLGQAILEAKPGSRNEVRS
- the cbiQ gene encoding cobalt ECF transporter T component CbiQ, producing the protein MSGSHTHPLYLEGSSAVHRLPTEVKIVAAVVAMFAIVATPREAVWAFAAYLAGLALVWQIAGIRPRWLAPRMLIEVPFVVLAVLLPFAESGERTELLGISLSVPGLLAAWGILVKGTLGVLTSLTLAATTPARSLPAGLARLHVPAMVTVIVTLMLRYVNLLAGEIDRMRTARIARGDDPRTLHQAGATARGVGGVFLRAYERGERVHLAMLSRGFTGTVPLSAPPATRADWCAGLAPAAYAVAIATIAWMV
- a CDS encoding hydrogenase assembly protein HupF, giving the protein MTTSETNVELIGTDLSADLAATALSLARRFNAGATLWVVSPQWEPHAHHVAVEFVHPVIMGKRALPSVSLVEPDPVAQCRVASRPGDVILAVASADQAQVREIMRRAPAWGTDTIWIGSGPRPEPGSANHILWVDSDDPMVPATGRFVLMYHLLWELTHVCFEHPGLLRISDDECADGGCVTCSDEGRLAEVVVAPGNPLDSALVRTAVGEEEVDATLIQDIAPDDLLLIHGGAAIARIDPDEEVR
- the hypE gene encoding hydrogenase expression/formation protein HypE, whose translation is MAMEPATTAEREDRVLDRIAAYRKRRPRLLEDVVTLAHGAGGKSSAALVDSVFVEALRNPQLEQLGDAAALTLPVGERLAFSTDSFVVRPLQFPGGSIGNLAVHGTVNDLAVAGATPLWLSAAFVIEEGFEIALLREIVQDIADSAVQAGVQVVTGDTKVVGKGAADGLYICTAGIGKLPMDLRLGPEQVRPGDRVLISGTMGEHGMAVMLARGELAIEADICSDTAPVNGLVHALLDAAPGTRWMRDATRGGVGTVCNELAQSCGLAVILDEADLPVQPQVVGACDMLGIDPLYVANEGKFVAVVPEVETDAALEALRRTRGGEHAAVIGEILAEPEGIVALRTSFGGSRIVDMLVGDPLPRIC
- a CDS encoding PDGLE domain-containing protein, with translation MSRPARTRSWFLVGFAVAALLIAGILSYFASASPDGLDSTTLRGCEVVETGGTEQLSGDCIARHATDHHLSASPLADYAVRGDSRLSGLAGILGVVAVFIVAGLLFCTLARRKRGP
- a CDS encoding SIS domain-containing protein; translation: MGTTPENSVTGTDFLYPFIDAHEEGAGALLDDLAASARGKAAESARLQQDSLTEWGEQIAEAGRQMAERFCRGGRLYTFGNGGSSTDAATLASLFSRPALGRPVAAWSLAADQAVVTALGNDVGFDLVFSRQIIAHARAQDIAIALSTSGNSDDLMIALAESRARGLLTIGFAGHDGGRMAASEDLDYCITIRSQSIHRIQESHALVGYRLWSAAQAHMAEERRTPPARRQES